In one Takifugu flavidus isolate HTHZ2018 chromosome 9, ASM371156v2, whole genome shotgun sequence genomic region, the following are encoded:
- the gpc4 gene encoding glypican-4, with amino-acid sequence MKSLLVLGVVNALVVLVLSGTAEQKSKNCNEVRAAYSSKGFNVNDVPNKGVNGAPLKVCPQGFSCCTVEMEEKLSQQSHTEIKAPVSVLSTNLQSTFRQRYDHFDKFFRELLKNAEVSLHDMFVRTYGMMYIQNAELFKNFFKALTRYYASGSSAVNLESMLSDFWADLLERMFRLVNVQYEFSDAYMECVSRHTDQLQPFGDVPRKLRIQLTRAFVAARAFVRGLAIMPEVVDKVSKVSTSPSCVRAAMKMLYCPYCSGQVALKPCQNYCLNVMRGCLANQADLDTEWNNFLDAMVNLAERLEGPFNFESIVEPIDVKISDAIMNMQENSIQVSQKVFHGCGQPKPSMTFRATRSLKETSFTGRFRPYSPDARPTTAAGTSLDRLMSEVKKKLKHAKKFWSTLPETVCAGERIAPGDECWNGTAKSRYQSVVIGNGLANQVSNPDVDVDITKPDIVIRSQIAALKEMTTWLKAAHSGIDIFVDDDDDGSGGEESGSGCDSPSCETDRDIYFPTPANPSNPRVNPVVVGDKSAVGPHRSTVAAVLCCLGLALLAPHFR; translated from the exons ATGAAGTCGCTGTTGGTTCTCGGTGTCGTTAACGCGCTGGTCGTGTTGGTTCTGTCGGGAACTGCGGAGCAAAAGTCGAAGAACTGCAACGAAGTTCGGGCTGCCTACAGCTCCAAGGGCTTCAACGTGAACGACGTCCCCAATAAAGGAGTCAATG GAGCGCCGTTGAAAGTGTGTCCAcagggtttctcctgctgcacagtggagatggaggagaagctgagccAGCAGAGCCACACAGAGATCAAAGCTCCTGTCTCCGTGCTTAGCACCAACCTGCAGTCCACCTTCAGACAGAGATACGACCACTTTGACA AGTTTTTCCGGGAGCTTCTGAAAAATGCCGAGGTCTCGCTGCACGACATGTTCGTGCGAACATATGGAATGATGTACATTCAGAACGCCGAGCTTTTCAAGAATTTCTTCAAGGCCTTGACTCGATACTACGCGTCCGGCAGCTCCGCTGTCAATCTGGAATCCATGCTGTCAGACTTCTGGGCCGACCTCCTGGAGAGGATGTTCCGACTGGTCAACGTGCAGTACGAGTTTAGCGACGCCTACATGGAATGCGTCAGCCGTCACACGGATCAGCTGCAGCCGTTCGGCGACGTGCCGCGCAAGCTTCGCATCCAGCTGACGCGCGCTTTCGTGGCCGCCCGCGCCTTCGTACGCGGCTTGGCAATCATGCCGGAAGTAGTGGACAAGGTCTCAAAG GTCAGCACCTCTCCCAGCTGTGTGAGAGCAGCCATGAAGATGTTGTACTGTCCCTACTGCTCAGGCCAAGTGGCCCTGAAACCCTGCCAGAATTACTGTCTGAACGTGATGCGCGGGTGTTTGGCCAACCAGGCCGACCTGGACACCGAATGGAACAACTTCCTTG ATGCCATGGTTAATCTTGCCGAGAGGCTCGAGGGACCCTTTAATTTTGAGTCTATCGTGGAGCCGATCGATGTAAAGATTTCCGATGCCATCATGAACATGCAGGAAAACAGCATACAAGTGTCGCAGAAG GTTTTCCATGGATGTGGGCAACCTAAACCAAGCATGACCTTCCGAGCCACGCGTTCCCTCAAAGAAACAAGTTTTACGGGCCGGTTTCGCCCTTACAGCCCTGACGCCAGGCCCACCACTGCTGCTGGAACAAGTTTAGATCGACTG ATGAGCGAAGTGAAGAAAAAGCTGAAACACGCCAAAAAGTTTTGGTCCACCTTACCAGAGACGGTGTGTGCAGGTGAGAGGATCGCACCAGGGGATGAGTGCTGGAACGGAACAGCAAAGAGCAG ATACCAGTCGGTGGTCATCGGTAATGGACTAGCCAATCAGGTGTCCAACCCCGACGTGGACGTGGACATTACAAAACCAGACATCGTGATTCGCAGTCAGATTGCAGCTTTAAAGGAAATGACCACCTGGCTCAAAGCTGCACACAGCGGCATCGACATCTTCGTTG acgacgacgacgatggcAGCGGGGGAGAGGAGAGCGGCAGCGGGTGTGACTCTCCGTCCTGCGAAACGGATCGAGACATCTATTTCCCCACCCCAGCAAACCCGTCCAATCCCCGGGTCAATCCGGTGGTGGTGGGTGATAAATCAGCCGTGGGCCCCCACAGAAGCACGGTGGCGGCGGTGCTCTGCTGCCTCGGCCTGGCCCTGCTGGCCCCACACTTTAGATAA